The DNA region GGGAGCTGGCGCGGGAGATCGAGTCGGGCAACGTCCCGGCCAACACGCTCGCCCGGCCCTAGCCGCACCAGCCGCGCAGCAGCGGCAGGCCGGTGTAGACCAGCACCCACACCGGCCAGAAGAAGCCTCGCCCGGTGACGTGCCAGGCGACGACCGCGATCGCGCCGCAGATCAGGAACACCAGAAGGTCCCGTACGAAGCGCCGGTCCGTCTCCGCGGAGGGCGCCGGGTCCTGCTCGCCGAGGTCGTCGACCACCGCGGCGAGCTCGGCGGCCCGGGCAGCGCCCCACACCGCCTCGGCGCGCGACTCCAGCTCGGGCGCGTCGATCTGCCCCGCGGCGTACGCCTCGACGAGCCGGGCCCGCGCGGCCTCACGCTCCAGGTCGCCGATCCTCATCACAGGCCCTCGAGGTCGAGGGCCTGGCCGGCGGCGTACAGATCCTTCGGGCACGTCGAGGCGGCGCAGTCCTGGTAGCGGGAGGCCAGCCGGGCAAGCGCCTTGACGGTCTCCGCGGAGGCGGGGTCAGCGGCGAGGTTGTGCTGCTCGTAGGGGTCGGAGGAGCGGTCGTAGACCTCGACCTGGCCGGTGTGCACGCGGGCGTAGGTCCAGGAGCCGACGCGGATGCCGGACCACAGCTGCCGGTTCCCGTCGGCGACCCGCCAGCCGGCGATGGGGATCGCGCGGACCTGCTCGGGGGCGCGCAACCACGGCATGATGTCGATCCCGTCGGACGCACGGGGCGGCCGAGCGTCGGCGGCCGCGAGCAGGGTCGCGGCCAGGTCCGGGTTGGTGACCGGGGTCCGCACCGTCCGGCCGCGCGGCACCCCGGGACCGCTCATCAGGACCGGGATGCGCAGGGACTCGTCGTAGTGCCACAGCTTGCCGTTGAGGTTGTGGTAGCCGTTGGAGAAGCCGTTGTCGGAGGTGAAGACGACCAGCGTCCGCTTCAGCTCCCCGCTCTTCTTCAGCGACCCGATCAACGAGGCGATGTTGCGGTCCAGGCTTCGGGTCGCCTCGAGCCGGCGCTGGTAGGCGATCCGGAGCGCGTCCTTCTTCCTCGGGTTGAACGTCCCGCGACCGGGCGACCCCTTCGCGTAGCCGGAGGTGTCCTCGGGGAAGAGGTTGGGCCGCGCCGGGATCCGCACGTTGTCGTAGAACCCGCGGTCCTGCCGGTCGGGCACGGTCACCGAGAGGGCGGCGTCGGTGCCGGGGTAGATCTTCTTCGGGTCGTCGGGCCCCGAGGGCCCGCCGTGGTGCGGCGCCACGTAGTTGACCCAGGTGAACCAGGGCTTCCCCGACCCGCGCTCGGCCGCGATCCCGGCCTTCGCGTGCTCGGTGAT from Nocardioides luteus includes:
- a CDS encoding DUF1707 SHOCT-like domain-containing protein, with protein sequence MRIGDLEREAARARLVEAYAAGQIDAPELESRAEAVWGAARAAELAAVVDDLGEQDPAPSAETDRRFVRDLLVFLICGAIAVVAWHVTGRGFFWPVWVLVYTGLPLLRGWCG
- a CDS encoding sulfatase-like hydrolase/transferase, whose product is MSVGNLFTRRRRAAVATAAMSALAVTGLVHEPAAMAAAPTRTPALERPVKKPNLLLVTVDDLSYLDMDYLPQVRKLVERTGVSFSEGIAPTPICVPARASLLTGQYAHNHGARTIEGPHGGYAAFDDSSTVASSLQDAGYATILAGKYLNGYGEGETRGDVPPGWDQWRATVDPSTYNFRSPKFNVNGEIIKSKGYSSTVITEHAKAGIAAERGSGKPWFTWVNYVAPHHGGPSGPDDPKKIYPGTDAALSVTVPDRQDRGFYDNVRIPARPNLFPEDTSGYAKGSPGRGTFNPRKKDALRIAYQRRLEATRSLDRNIASLIGSLKKSGELKRTLVVFTSDNGFSNGYHNLNGKLWHYDESLRIPVLMSGPGVPRGRTVRTPVTNPDLAATLLAAADARPPRASDGIDIMPWLRAPEQVRAIPIAGWRVADGNRQLWSGIRVGSWTYARVHTGQVEVYDRSSDPYEQHNLAADPASAETVKALARLASRYQDCAASTCPKDLYAAGQALDLEGL